In the genome of Synchiropus splendidus isolate RoL2022-P1 chromosome 13, RoL_Sspl_1.0, whole genome shotgun sequence, the window GTTTTAATGGTCTCACCGTTCAAGTGTTAGGCAGTAATGATTCATGTATTAAGGTATGTAGTGACCCCACCCACAGAATCCTCTCAGCGTtggatcaaatctaagttgggGGCCACCTTTGCATATTAGATTAGAGGACCTTTATGAGACATTACTGCAGCAACAGTACAGACATTACACATTAAAGATACGTTGAAAGCACAAACCTCGTAAGTTAAGTTCTGTACACTGGAGACGCGTCACGCGTCATGACCAAAACATAGCGTCACATGAGCTAAGGTGTCACAACATTACCTGTGCATGAAGATGGCTTTGCCTCAGTCATCTTGACTTTCATTTCTTAAGGTGGCATGGCTGATGAAATGGATGTCGGGGCTTCCTTGACCACCACGTATTATGATTACGATTATGATAACACCACTGGAGACATGGGACTGTGCAACAACACGGACGGCCGCCAGGTGTGGGCCAGGTTCACCCCTGTATTCTTCTCCATCGTCATCATCCTGAGTCTGCTCGGCAACAACCTGATCATCTTCATTTTGGCCAAGTATGAGAACCTGCGGTCGCTCACCAACGCTCTCATCCTGAACCTGGCCATGTCAGACCTCCTCTTCACCGCTGGGCTGCCGCTCTGGATCTACTACCACATGTTCACGTGGACTCTCGGCGAAGCCGCCTGCAAAtccgtcctcttcctcttcaacgTGGGCTACTACAGCGGCGGTCTACTCCTCATCCTCATGACCGTTCACCGCTACTTGAGTGTGATGAAACCTCTGTCTCCTGTGGTGTCGGCCTCCGGAGCTCACAGCCTCCTCGTCTCTCTGGCCATTTGGGTGGTGAGCATGGCAGTTGCATCTCCGTCCCTCATCTCCGCCAAAGTCCTGGAGGAAAACCAATGTGAAAACAAGGACGGCTACTGGAAGCGTTGGGGAATCTACCAGCAGAACCTCCTCTTTGTGCTGAGTGCCCTGGTGTTTGTCTTCTGCTACCCTCAGATCATGTGCCGGCTGCTGAGACCATCCCGCCAGAGGCGCAGCAACAAAACTGTCAAGCTCATTTTCACTCTCTTGCTGGTCTTCTTCGTGGGCTGGGGTCCTTTTAACGTCGTCATATTTCTCATGTCATTTCCCTTCCCACCGAAACTGCGGGAAGGAGAAACTGTGGAGAGCAGGTGTGTGTACAGAGAGGCGCTGGCACATGCCTTTTCCATCAGCAGGATTCTGGCCTACTCACACTGCTGCCTCAACCCCGTCTTTTATGTTCTGGTCGGGGTTAAATTCAGGAACCACTTGAGGAGGGTGGTGAAGAGCTTCGGTGGGAGGGGAAGCTCCGTGCGCAGTCGGCACACCAGACTCACCATCACCTCCCTGTCCAGTGGCGAGGACTTCCCTCTGTAGTCTGGGACTCCAGCAAAGATCTTGTAACTCTGTATAATCTCTCTTCTATTCAGGCTCACAAATCTCGCTTAATAAAATGCAGCCTTATGAATAAACTTGATTCACGACACAACTGGCTGGTGTTCCTGCACAGAGGCAGCTCCAAGAGCTCCACGGCCTCCAGATCTATACAGCCGAGAAAAGCCGCAGCCGAGTCAAACCAGGGCCACGTTGGACCACACGCTCAGACTTCAGGATCCAAACTCATTTGCAAGTCAATCGGAGGTAAAAGATCTCTGCTCCGCCCCTGCGCCAGCGTGACAGAAAACCATCGGCTACATGTGAAATCGCATTTTTACGGTGTTTCCTCTCGCTTCTTAATGACTCCTATTTTTTTAAACCGCAATTAACTGCATTTATGGATCTTCGGGGACGCAGAGTGTAACGCTGTAGCGGCGCCTTATTCCCCCCGGCTCACCATCTGTGTGATAGTTGCTGTGTGACATGACATAAGATGGTTATGTTACTGGCTGTTCGCGCCTGTCAAGCGGCCTCGCTGGCATTATGTTTCCTGACGGATGTGAAGGAGGCCCATTAAACAGCCGCGTTCATTAACTGGTTTGAGTTTCGATCTGCTTCATACAGAGGAACGAACACGTTTGTTGCAGTGCCACCAGGGAGCAGGGCTCCTGGATGACACGGGTCCATCCATGTTCTATGGTTGGTCCattcctctgacctctgaccttctttctcttctggcttctcccttcaggggtggccacagcagatcatcctcctccatctcaccctgtcctctgcttcctcttctctcaaacctacaaacctcatgtcctccttcaccacctccatcaatctcctctttggccttcctctccaccttctgcctggcagttccaacctcaacatcttcatctaccaatgtactggcccTCTCTCccctgtacatgtccaaaccatctccatcgagcctctctgacttggtctcctaaacacctgactctcagcgagaagctcagcatcttcatctctgatacctccagctctgcctcctgtcttttcctcagtgccactgtttccaaaccatacaacattgctggcctcaccagccttctggacactttccctctcatccttgccgacacctttttgtcacacatcacacctgacacttttctccatctatcaacctgtccatcaccatggcaaacaagaaggggctcagagctaatggctaatgCTGTGACAATGACTCGTCAAACGTGTGCCAGCTGTCGAGGGTGAGGCGACATTGATGTCAGGAAGCTGGGAAACTGTTATCTAATTGATCAAACATGAACACTTACTCTCCAAACATCCATGAGTCAAAGCTCCCCAGGTAAGATGGAAAGGACTTCCTGTTGTCTTCTCCAGAGCCAAGTCAGTCCACAGCAGCCTGGGAGGTCCAGCTcgggaggaggtgggggggcgCTGTAACGACACTGAGATCAGTCTCGGGGGGTAGATTAAGCTTAATTAGCTAAACCATACAGCACGCTCCGATGGATGGATACAAGTCAAGGACGGCGCTGGTGCGCTGGCACTCTCTCTGGCAGGAGAGGCTGCGCTCTACACTGGAATAAAGCGGGCCGTCACTATGCCGGCGTTCAAGCTCAGATTCAAGCGTTCTCAAACTTGTTTATTCTCCACCAGCCATCACAACGAAACAGCCTTCAAGTGCTGTAAATCTACTTTATCTCTATTagtgtgtgaaaacaaaagGCATTTATACCTCCGATTATGGAGGAAAACAGAGCGTCCCGCCTGAAGAGCTGCAACAAAAGCCACCATCAAAGCCCCCTCGTCTCTTCCCTTCAGTGTAATCTCTTTCCCCAGATCATTTTCCCAGCAAATGATGTTGTTGTTCAGTCCTGTTTTTAGCCAGGAGCTAAgcagctgttgttgttttcttgccTAGCCTGTGCCACTGGCCCTCCCTGGCCCTCCctgctccctctcctctccagggCAACGCATCCTCCCTTCTCACATCCTTTCAATTCAACTTATCTAAAAGGATAATTACTGGGACCATATGTGAAGCGATGCCTCGCAAACGTGTCACCGCACATAGGTTCGGTGCGTGTGAGTAATAAAGTCTTGCGGCGTGTTAAACAGGACTGTCAGGGTTTGATGAAGTGTGTCAGCCGTTATCATCCCTTTCGATGGAGACGACTGATTTATCCAGCAAATATCGAGGTTTTCCTTCCAGGAGTCGCCATCGCCGGCGTGAACGCCTAATGCTGTTAATCTCATTACCGAGGCCTTTCACACATCCCTCTGAAGCTCCAGCCAGCCTCCATCAGTGCACTGCAGCTCATGTCCACTAGAGGGTAGGTGTCTGCTTTCTCAGGAGGAACCTCGCTCTCTCAGCTAAAAACACAGACGGTCCCGACAAAGAATTTAAATCAGGGCTACTttacctttctgatctcgggaCCCACCTTTCCCCAAACCCCCTGAAgcccattcaagtaacagaagtgattcatgactcttgatttcatttgtgatcaacggCCATACTTCatctactcacacgtaaacaaaccaaaaccttgtgaaatgacatgaaaccatgcgatCATCACCACACACCGTTCATAACAATAAAATTGCATGAATGCGCATGAAATAATGCCTCTTGTGATCAACGTATTACATAGTGTTTGATTATTATATCACCACTTGTGCAACACTGCAATATATTGTGAAACACTGTATGGTCATTCCTGTATCGGGACATGTGTCGTATCGCCAGATTCCGGCCAATGCAAAGCAGGACATTCCATCCATAGCTTCACCAATGGAAAAGTGAAGCGGCGTCTTGTCGCCTCTTTTGCCGAATGCAGTTTCCAGTCCACATTCTGATTTGACAGATGGTGGTTTGACTGAGACCAGGATTTACTTGAAGCACAGACGTCTGTTTCCTCCTCTCCACTTTACAACAGCGCCCCAAGTGGTATTAAACTAAGATGCATGTTACTGCCACGTTCTTGTTTGATGGAACCAGAAGTGGTTCCAAGCCAGAAAGCCGCTAAAATACTCTTCAGAACAAAAGGCATCCCGTcagttttgaaaagcaaaggTCTAAAGTTTCAAACTCACTTGTGTCAACAGCATCAGTCGTGCCACCAATAAAAGTGCTCTTCCATGCCGTGTTGACCAATCAAATGCGAGTGGCGAAAACAAATGATCCACAGGGGCAAGAGAGTTTTGACCCAATTCAGCGAAATGACCAGGCAGAACCAGCCTATTCAAACAAATAGGATTGAACTGGGATTTGGGTATTTTTGATCGGACATTCAGGGCGTCTAGATGGAAAAACAGGGCGTCCCCAGGGGGCCCTTCCAGCTAAAGGCCTGCTCTGTGAGAGGGAACCAGAGTGCTCGGGGGAAGCGCGGAGCGAACACACCAAAGCCAGCTTGTTACTGACCACTGCCCTTGCAGAAGACCTGCTTGTGTCACGTCACAAAGCGTCTGGATGCGCGTCCTGTTAGCCGACCTCAACACGCGGCGTTCTCCTCACCTAGCTAGCGCTACACAGTTATTTTTGGCTGGAAGACTGCAGCACCAGCTGGCACCGACCTGGTACAACACCCCACTTCCCCGAAACGCTGTCGCCTACCTGCCTCCCGCCCCGCCGCCCCCCCCCTCATACACGGTCCCTTCCCCTTTCTGGCTTCCACTTCCCCCGAAAGGTGAGCAGGAGTGGCTTTGAACGGCGGCGAGCATGACTAATAGTGGAAACATGTTAAAATCATTGCAGAAATGTCCTTGGGAAGACAAATGAATTTTCAGCAGAATAATTAAGTTAATTAACAAATTTGCATGCATATTCATCAGGGCCATTGAAGTCTTTCCAGCTCAGCTTGATGAACGTTGCTGTGTAATAACCAGCTCATTTACATTCTGCCATCCAATGCCATTTGTGTGGATTACCGGGGAAaggcctgcgtgtgtgtgtgtgcgttcatgACTCTCGGAGTGCATCTTatatgcgcacacacacacacacacttccttttTTGTACATACCAGAAGAACGCTTGATGAAGTGACATAGgccagcgcacacacactcacacacacacaccagcgacTTGACtccgtgtgtgtttatgtgtacGTGAGTGATctccctgcctcctcctctcaccctcCATCTCTCCAGTGGGCAGTTCTTGGCACCGATCCTGAATCGTAAACTCTCCCGGGCTGCCAGACTGCGTGTTGTTAAAATGGCGAGGCCCTTCGTCCCCCCCTCTCCCCATCTCTGCAGGGCAATCTTTAAAGGCAGCAAGGTGTGACGGCACAGACTGGCAGCTTGGCAGGCCTGCCTGAGGATACCACGGCGCCGTCAGCCGTGAACGGGCGCCATCACATGGACGAGCTCGTCCGCTCGCCGTACATGTGCCTTTCTCATGGCTCATCTGTGCCAGTCAGAGACAAAGGAATTCATTAAGAAATTCAGCGCGGCTTTGTCGAGCGATTTTCGCCGGGATCTGGATGACACACTGGCGAAGGTAACCGAGGGAGAGATTATCCAAAGCAGAAAAGTTAATTACACTGGCTTGCTTGTGCGTCCTCCGTCTCATTAAAGCAgcgacaactttttttttttttgttggaacgtttgtttaaaaatgtgtttctctttctGTCGCCTGACTGCTTCCACAGTTTATCCAAACACTGCAGGCTGTAGTGATTAAAGAATTTCAAAGACCCAACTGTTGTCTTCCACCACTCCGAAGCCTGTTTCGCTGAACGTAAGCCCAGTCTTTAGACACTATTACTGCATCAAAACAAACTCCAGAAGGCTGGGGTTTTTCTCACCACGATAGGCTGTGATTCTAGAAACAAGCTAAACTGCGCGTCGTCTGACTTCCTGTTGTACC includes:
- the xcr1b.1 gene encoding chemokine XC receptor 1 isoform X1, with the protein product MNVKLNDSGMADEMDVGASLTTTYYDYDYDNTTGDMGLCNNTDGRQVWARFTPVFFSIVIILSLLGNNLIIFILAKYENLRSLTNALILNLAMSDLLFTAGLPLWIYYHMFTWTLGEAACKSVLFLFNVGYYSGGLLLILMTVHRYLSVMKPLSPVVSASGAHSLLVSLAIWVVSMAVASPSLISAKVLEENQCENKDGYWKRWGIYQQNLLFVLSALVFVFCYPQIMCRLLRPSRQRRSNKTVKLIFTLLLVFFVGWGPFNVVIFLMSFPFPPKLREGETVESRCVYREALAHAFSISRILAYSHCCLNPVFYVLVGVKFRNHLRRVVKSFGGRGSSVRSRHTRLTITSLSSGEDFPL
- the xcr1b.1 gene encoding chemokine XC receptor 1 isoform X2; translated protein: MADEMDVGASLTTTYYDYDYDNTTGDMGLCNNTDGRQVWARFTPVFFSIVIILSLLGNNLIIFILAKYENLRSLTNALILNLAMSDLLFTAGLPLWIYYHMFTWTLGEAACKSVLFLFNVGYYSGGLLLILMTVHRYLSVMKPLSPVVSASGAHSLLVSLAIWVVSMAVASPSLISAKVLEENQCENKDGYWKRWGIYQQNLLFVLSALVFVFCYPQIMCRLLRPSRQRRSNKTVKLIFTLLLVFFVGWGPFNVVIFLMSFPFPPKLREGETVESRCVYREALAHAFSISRILAYSHCCLNPVFYVLVGVKFRNHLRRVVKSFGGRGSSVRSRHTRLTITSLSSGEDFPL